A section of the Salmo salar chromosome ssa05, Ssal_v3.1, whole genome shotgun sequence genome encodes:
- the tnf-alpha-1 gene encoding tumor necrosis factor alpha-1 precursor (The RefSeq protein has 5 substitutions compared to this genomic sequence) translates to MEGYAMTTGDMERGPVYMTTVTAVAEGKASRGWLWRLCGVLLVAALCAAAALLFAWCQHGRLATMQDKMEPQLEILIGAKDTHHTLKQIAGNAKAAIHLEGEYNPNLTADTVQWRKDDGQAFSQGGFELQGNQILIPHTGLFFVYSQASFRVKCNGPGENTTPLSHVIWRYSDSIGVNANLLSGVRSVCQRNYGDAESNIGEAWYNAVYLGAVFQLNEGDKLWTETNRLTNVEPEQGKNFFGVFEL, encoded by the exons ATGGAGGGGTATGCGATgacacatggagacatggagaggggCCCTGTGTACAACACAACGGTGACAGCTATTGCTGAGGGAAAGGCCTCCAGAGGTTGGCTATGGAGGCTGTGTGGGGTCCTCTTAATAGCAGCTTTATGTGCGGCAGCAGCCCTGCTCTTTGCGTGGTTTCAGCATGGAAGACTGGCAACG ATGCAGGACAAAATGGAGCCTCAACTGGAGATACTCATTGGTGCAAAAG ATACCCACCATACATTGAAGCAGATTGCCGGCAATGCAAAAGCAGCCATCCATTTAGAGG GTGAATACAATCCTAATCTTACCGCTGACACTGTGCAGTGGAGAAAGGATGACGGCCAGGCTTTTTCCCAGGGCGGGTTCGAGCTACAGGGGAACCAAATCCTCatcccacacactgggctcttcTTCGTTTACAGCCAGGCTTCGTTTAGGGTCAAGTGCAATGGCCCGGGCGAGAATACCACTCCTCTGAGTCACGTTATTTGGCGCTATTCGGACTCCATCGGGGTTAATGCTAATCTTCTTAGCGGGGTAAGGTCAGTTTGTCAACGAAACTACGGTGATGCTGAGTCCAATATCGGCGAAGCCTGGTACAATGCGGTTTACCTTGGTGCAGTGTTTCAGCTGAATGAAGGGGACAAACTGTGGACTGAGACCAATCGACTGACCAACGTGGAGCCAGAGCAGGGCAAGAACTTTTTTGGTGTGtttgaactatga
- the LOC123723743 gene encoding uncharacterized protein: MKSQQHTSRYLLLHVWCGFLTVAMGIMVAVLTTVKINSPDKSHLPESKEENQHPTNGSFLAQLNSSKAPHLSYIQLTMGTLSWENDHNVPVCGSCSLVLRDNSVYVTSEGFYYFYVQVTFTRRTGREEKRKVTLFKNGIQNKTQQRKLSEAVYHGEKEGTVFMSRMLKLQQGNSLSLEITSKNNSFRYGEENTYWGAYQLPPY; this comes from the exons ATGAAGAGCCAACAGCACACCTCCAGATACCTGCTGCTACATGTGTGGTGCGGGTTTCTCACAGTCGCTATGGGGATTATGGTCGCAGTTCTCACAACAGTGAAAATAAACTCACCTGACAAG AGTCATTTACCTGAATCAAAGGAGGAAAACCAGCACCCTACAA ACGGCAGTTTTTTGGCTCAATTGAATTCATCAAAGG CTCCCCATCTCTCCTATATCCAGCTGACCATGG GAACATTATCTTGGGAGAATGACCATAATGTCCCCGTCTGTGGCTCTTGCTCCCTCGTCCTCCGCGACAACTCTGTCTACGTCACATCTGAAGgcttctactacttctatgtcCAGGTCACCTTCACTAGGCGCACCGggcgagaggagaagaggaaggtgACTCTGTTCAAAAATGGAATTCAAAATAAGACCCAGCAGAGGAAACTGAGTGAAGCTGTGTATCACGGAGAGAAAGAGGGCACTGTATTCATGTCCAGGATGCTTAAGCTCCAACAAGGTAACAGTCTCAGCCTTGAGATAACATCCAAGAATAATAGTTTTAGGTATGGGGAAGAGAATACCTACTGGGGGGCATATCAGCTCCCCCCATATTGA